One genomic segment of Vagococcus intermedius includes these proteins:
- a CDS encoding Tex family protein produces the protein MIREKETLNLVQQELNEFTPKQIKMVLSLLNDGNTVPFIARYRKEMTGSLDEVQIRKIFERYTYIENLEKRKAEVLRVIQEQEQLTPELEYKLKKAEKMQQVEDLYRPYKQKRRTKATIAKEKGLEPFANYLLSLPLSGDITMEAKTYLCAEKEVLSVEEVFEGAHEIMAEKIGEEAKFRAWTREFFEQTGSLVSEVKAADKDEKSVYEMYYDYSEPLKKIVSHRILAANRGEKEGILKVTIQCEERAIYDYFDSQLIGNDQHALTVQFVREAYEDAYKRFIAPAITREVRNQLTEKADEQAISIFGENLHNLLLQSPLKGKVVLGFDPAYRTGCKMAVVDATGKVLAIKVIYPHKPANEVKRQAAKVEFLNLVEQYQVEMVAIGNGTASRESELFVSEQLKELKRDVFYVIVNEAGASVYSASDVARQEFPDLPVEERSAISIARRLQDPLAELVKIDPQAVGVGQYQHDVSQKMLVGQLDFVVETAVNQVGVTVNTASPQLLQHVSGLTKTTAHNIVTYREENGAFTSRPQLKKVPRLGPKAYEQAVGFLRIPEAKNILDNTGIHPESYGIAKELLSRAGVVSQELGTKEAKEKLLTLKTSRLSEELGIGMETLTDIIEGLGQPGRDLRDEMAAPLLRQDVLSMDDLKAGMELQGTVRNVVDFGAFVDIGVKQDGMVHISKLSRKFVKHPTDIVAVGDVVTVWVDEVDLKKGRVALTMLAPNV, from the coding sequence ATGATTAGAGAAAAAGAGACATTAAACCTAGTGCAACAAGAGTTAAATGAGTTTACGCCAAAACAAATTAAAATGGTCTTGTCGTTATTAAATGATGGCAATACAGTTCCTTTTATTGCAAGATATCGTAAAGAAATGACCGGTAGTTTAGATGAAGTTCAAATTAGAAAGATATTTGAACGTTATACTTATATTGAAAATTTAGAAAAGCGTAAAGCAGAAGTGTTAAGAGTTATTCAAGAACAAGAGCAACTGACTCCTGAATTAGAATACAAGCTGAAAAAAGCTGAGAAAATGCAGCAAGTGGAAGATTTATATCGTCCGTATAAACAAAAAAGAAGAACTAAAGCAACCATTGCCAAAGAAAAAGGATTAGAACCTTTTGCCAATTATTTGCTATCTCTCCCTTTGTCAGGTGATATAACAATGGAAGCTAAGACATATCTCTGTGCTGAAAAAGAGGTACTAAGTGTCGAAGAAGTGTTCGAAGGCGCACATGAAATTATGGCAGAAAAAATTGGCGAGGAAGCTAAATTTAGAGCATGGACACGTGAATTTTTTGAACAAACAGGTTCATTGGTAAGTGAAGTTAAAGCAGCTGATAAAGATGAAAAAAGTGTGTATGAAATGTACTATGATTATTCCGAACCTTTAAAAAAAATCGTATCTCATCGTATCTTAGCAGCCAATCGTGGTGAAAAAGAAGGAATTTTAAAAGTAACTATCCAATGTGAAGAGCGAGCGATTTATGATTACTTTGACAGTCAATTAATTGGAAACGACCAACACGCTCTGACGGTTCAATTTGTTAGAGAAGCTTATGAAGATGCTTATAAACGTTTTATAGCTCCAGCGATAACGCGTGAAGTAAGAAATCAATTGACTGAAAAAGCGGATGAACAAGCAATTTCAATCTTTGGTGAAAATTTACATAATTTATTATTACAATCACCACTTAAAGGTAAAGTAGTATTAGGGTTTGACCCAGCGTACCGAACAGGGTGCAAAATGGCTGTAGTAGATGCGACGGGTAAAGTTTTAGCAATCAAAGTAATTTATCCACATAAACCAGCGAACGAGGTTAAACGTCAAGCCGCTAAAGTAGAATTTTTAAACCTCGTGGAGCAATATCAAGTTGAGATGGTTGCTATCGGTAATGGGACGGCAAGTCGTGAATCCGAGCTTTTTGTTTCGGAACAATTAAAAGAATTAAAACGTGACGTTTTTTATGTAATTGTCAATGAGGCAGGGGCATCAGTTTACTCTGCAAGTGATGTTGCGCGTCAAGAGTTTCCTGATTTGCCAGTTGAGGAACGTAGTGCAATTAGTATTGCAAGACGCTTGCAAGACCCTCTCGCTGAATTGGTTAAAATTGATCCGCAAGCAGTTGGGGTAGGTCAGTATCAGCACGATGTTTCGCAAAAAATGCTAGTAGGTCAGTTGGACTTTGTAGTAGAAACAGCGGTGAACCAAGTTGGGGTAACTGTTAATACCGCCAGTCCTCAACTTTTACAACATGTATCGGGTCTAACGAAAACAACGGCACATAATATTGTCACTTATCGAGAGGAAAATGGTGCCTTTACGAGTCGACCTCAATTGAAAAAAGTACCACGTTTAGGACCTAAAGCTTATGAACAAGCTGTGGGCTTCTTAAGGATTCCTGAGGCTAAAAATATTTTAGATAATACAGGTATCCATCCAGAAAGTTATGGGATTGCTAAAGAACTTTTAAGTCGAGCAGGGGTAGTTTCTCAAGAGTTAGGTACTAAGGAAGCAAAAGAAAAGTTACTAACGTTAAAAACAAGTAGGTTATCAGAAGAATTAGGGATTGGTATGGAAACCTTAACTGATATTATTGAGGGGTTAGGGCAACCCGGCCGTGATCTACGTGATGAAATGGCAGCTCCTTTATTAAGGCAAGATGTTTTGTCAATGGACGATTTAAAAGCTGGAATGGAGTTGCAAGGGACGGTGCGCAATGTTGTTGATTTTGGCGCTTTTGTGGATATTGGAGTTAAACAAGATGGTATGGTTCACATTTCAAAATTAAGTCGAAAATTTGTGAAGCATCCAACCGATATTGTAGCAGTAGGTGATGTGGTAACTGTTTGGGTAGATGAGGTTGATCTGAAAAAAGGTCGAGTCGCTTTAACTATGTTAGCTCCTAATGTGTAA
- a CDS encoding SprT family protein encodes MTNKDLQRLVELLSVQHFGESFKHYAYFNPRLKTTGGRYHLNSHDLDFNKLIFECHGLEEFKKVILHELCHYHLHIKGAGYRHCDNDFKVLLKQTGGSRFAPTLPLKKEVRLKLYTCQQCGQLYKRQRYLNVKKFGCQCGGRLDLQN; translated from the coding sequence ATAACCAATAAGGACCTGCAGCGGTTAGTCGAACTGCTTTCTGTTCAGCATTTTGGAGAGAGTTTCAAGCATTATGCTTACTTTAACCCACGACTGAAAACAACAGGTGGACGCTATCATTTAAATTCTCATGACCTAGACTTTAATAAACTTATTTTTGAATGTCATGGTTTGGAAGAGTTTAAAAAAGTTATTTTACATGAATTATGTCACTATCACTTGCATATTAAAGGAGCCGGTTATCGTCATTGCGATAATGACTTTAAGGTATTATTGAAGCAAACAGGGGGAAGTCGTTTCGCTCCGACTTTACCTTTGAAAAAAGAGGTAAGACTTAAACTCTATACTTGTCAACAATGCGGTCAACTTTATAAGCGGCAACGATACTTAAATGTTAAAAAATTTGGCTGTCAGTGTGGGGGTCGCTTGGACTTGCAGAATTAA
- the ahpC gene encoding alkyl hydroperoxide reductase subunit C: MSNLINTKLFDFEADAYRQGEFIKVKTEDILGKWSIFFFYPADFSFVCPTELGDLQDYYKELQAAGCEVYSVSTDSHFVHKAWADATDTIGKLEYTMLADSNGQISRFFEVMDEEAGQAFRGSFVVNPRGEIKAYEIHDMGIGRNAEELVRKVEAAMFVEEHGDQVCPANWKPGADTIAPSLDLVGKI, translated from the coding sequence ATGAGTAACTTAATTAACACTAAATTATTTGATTTTGAAGCAGATGCTTATCGCCAAGGAGAGTTTATTAAAGTCAAAACAGAAGATATTTTAGGAAAATGGAGTATTTTCTTCTTCTATCCAGCGGATTTTTCATTTGTATGTCCAACCGAATTAGGTGACTTACAAGATTATTATAAAGAGTTACAAGCAGCGGGTTGTGAAGTTTATTCAGTTTCTACAGATAGTCACTTTGTACATAAAGCATGGGCAGATGCAACTGATACAATTGGTAAATTAGAATATACAATGCTAGCTGATTCAAATGGCCAAATCTCTCGTTTCTTCGAAGTGATGGATGAAGAAGCTGGACAAGCTTTCCGTGGGTCATTTGTAGTAAACCCTCGTGGTGAAATCAAAGCGTATGAAATCCATGATATGGGCATTGGTCGTAATGCTGAGGAATTAGTTCGTAAAGTTGAAGCAGCAATGTTTGTTGAAGAACATGGTGATCAAGTATGTCCAGCTAACTGGAAACCAGGGGCTGATACGATCGCACCAAGTTTAGATTTAGTAGGTAAAATCTAA
- a CDS encoding FAD-dependent oxidoreductase, with product MTKHIYDLIVVGGGSAALSAGIYAGRSMMDTLIIEKDKIGGQATTTSSVVNYPGIRNGQGPAMMNEMRLQAEEFGTEFKTDEIISADVKGDVKELTGKSGVVYQARSIMIATGASPNKIGFPGEQEFTGRGIGYCSTCDGEFFTGLDIFVLGGGYAAAEEAVFLTRFGKKVHMIIREPDFTCAEMTANLAKNHPKIDIVYNTEVKEISGEGLLQKAIFVNNQTGEETVFEADPEDGSFGMFVFAGSKPNTEIFKDQVEMDPRGFIPTNDLMETNVSGVYAIGDLRVKELRQIVTAVADGAIAATKAESYVKEQKTRLGISIEPKEIKKTKVTEEKATPVASSATETVKTGTWFPQDMQTQLKGIFSKLTKTVTIKTILDASNPKTMELSSFLDEFGGLSDKIIVKNISRGDDSELEGSINLEHLPSAVLFDETDTYTGIKFSGIPSGHELNSLVLAVYNTGSEGQAIEAAQLDKIKTLPKAKIQICVSLSCHYCPDVVAACQRIASLNPGIEAEMIDTALFPELKKEKKIMSVPAMIINDQEVIFGAKSMDDIISELAK from the coding sequence ATGACTAAACATATTTATGATTTAATCGTAGTAGGTGGTGGCTCTGCTGCACTATCAGCAGGTATTTATGCGGGACGTTCAATGATGGACACCTTGATTATTGAAAAAGACAAAATTGGTGGACAGGCAACGACGACATCTAGTGTGGTAAACTATCCGGGTATTCGTAATGGGCAAGGACCTGCCATGATGAACGAAATGCGTTTGCAAGCGGAAGAGTTTGGGACTGAGTTTAAGACAGACGAAATTATCTCAGCAGATGTTAAAGGCGACGTAAAAGAACTAACTGGCAAAAGTGGGGTAGTTTATCAAGCTCGTTCTATCATGATAGCAACAGGGGCTTCACCAAATAAAATTGGATTCCCAGGTGAACAAGAGTTTACAGGACGTGGTATTGGTTATTGTTCGACTTGTGATGGTGAGTTCTTTACAGGATTAGATATTTTTGTTCTAGGCGGGGGGTATGCTGCAGCAGAGGAAGCAGTTTTCTTAACTCGTTTTGGTAAAAAAGTTCATATGATTATTCGCGAACCTGATTTTACCTGTGCTGAGATGACGGCTAATTTAGCCAAGAATCACCCGAAAATTGATATTGTTTACAATACTGAAGTGAAAGAAATTAGTGGCGAGGGGTTGTTGCAAAAAGCAATTTTTGTTAATAATCAAACTGGGGAGGAAACTGTCTTTGAGGCAGATCCAGAAGATGGCTCATTTGGAATGTTTGTTTTTGCAGGAAGTAAACCAAATACAGAAATTTTCAAAGACCAAGTAGAGATGGATCCTCGTGGTTTTATTCCAACAAATGATTTGATGGAAACTAACGTATCAGGTGTTTATGCAATTGGTGATTTACGCGTGAAAGAATTGCGTCAAATCGTCACAGCCGTAGCAGATGGTGCGATTGCAGCGACTAAGGCTGAAAGCTATGTTAAAGAACAAAAAACACGTTTAGGTATCTCAATAGAACCTAAAGAAATTAAAAAAACAAAAGTGACGGAAGAAAAAGCAACCCCAGTGGCAAGTTCAGCAACAGAAACTGTCAAAACGGGTACTTGGTTCCCTCAAGACATGCAAACACAGTTAAAAGGAATTTTTAGTAAATTAACAAAAACAGTGACAATTAAAACAATTTTAGATGCTAGCAATCCTAAAACAATGGAGTTGTCTAGTTTCTTAGATGAATTTGGGGGATTGAGCGATAAAATTATCGTAAAAAATATTTCTCGTGGAGATGATTCAGAGCTAGAAGGGTCAATTAATTTGGAACATTTACCTTCAGCAGTTTTATTTGATGAAACTGATACTTATACAGGTATTAAATTTAGTGGGATTCCAAGTGGTCATGAACTTAACTCTCTTGTTTTAGCGGTTTATAATACAGGAAGTGAAGGACAAGCGATTGAGGCAGCACAATTAGATAAAATCAAAACTTTACCAAAAGCCAAGATTCAAATTTGTGTGTCATTATCATGCCACTATTGTCCAGATGTTGTGGCAGCGTGTCAACGAATTGCATCATTAAATCCTGGTATTGAGGCTGAGATGATTGATACGGCTTTATTCCCAGAACTTAAAAAAGAGAAGAAAATCATGAGTGTTCCAGCTATGATTATTAATGATCAAGAGGTTATTTTTGGTGCTAAATCAATGGATGATATTATTTCAGAGTTAGCAAAATAG
- a CDS encoding asparaginase: MKKILVLHTGGTIAMAEDSETGAVSTKQSNPLLDVVNNFEQDIELIVEDFFYVPSPHITPGHMLALKKRIQEGVLEGIDGVVITHGTDTLEETAYFLDITVGHLLPIVVTGAMRSSNEIGSDGLYNFLTAIRVAANEESVDKGALVVMNDEIHTARYVTKTHTTNVATFRTPTFGPIGLVNKHIVSFYQQLITNHTIDVTSINGQIPIVTAYAGMGSDILDLLTTSKIDGLVIEALGAGNLPPQTLPAIDNLIANNIPVVLVSRCFNGVAEGVYGYEGGGAQLEKKGVLFCNGLNSQKARIKLLVALNANLSKQELDDFMIEKV, from the coding sequence ATGAAAAAAATACTTGTTTTACACACAGGCGGGACTATCGCTATGGCAGAAGATAGCGAGACTGGAGCGGTGTCAACTAAACAGAGCAATCCACTATTAGATGTTGTTAACAACTTCGAGCAGGATATCGAGTTAATTGTGGAAGACTTTTTTTATGTTCCATCGCCTCATATTACACCGGGACATATGTTAGCTTTAAAAAAAAGAATTCAAGAAGGTGTTTTGGAAGGCATTGATGGTGTCGTGATCACACATGGGACTGATACCTTAGAAGAAACAGCTTATTTCTTAGATATTACTGTCGGTCATCTTTTACCAATTGTCGTAACTGGTGCGATGCGTTCAAGTAACGAAATTGGTTCAGATGGTTTATATAATTTCTTAACAGCCATTCGTGTTGCAGCTAATGAAGAATCTGTTGATAAAGGTGCTCTTGTTGTGATGAATGATGAAATTCATACGGCTCGTTATGTTACCAAAACCCATACAACAAATGTTGCTACTTTTAGAACACCTACCTTTGGCCCAATCGGTTTGGTCAATAAACATATTGTTAGTTTTTATCAACAACTAATTACTAATCATACTATCGATGTCACTAGCATTAATGGTCAAATACCTATTGTGACTGCCTATGCTGGTATGGGGTCAGACATTTTAGATCTCTTGACTACTAGTAAAATCGACGGCTTAGTAATCGAGGCCTTAGGTGCAGGTAATTTACCTCCACAAACCTTACCTGCTATTGATAATTTAATTGCCAATAATATCCCTGTGGTACTAGTTTCACGCTGTTTCAATGGTGTGGCTGAAGGTGTGTACGGCTATGAAGGTGGGGGGGCACAACTTGAGAAAAAAGGTGTCTTATTCTGCAACGGTTTAAACAGTCAAAAAGCCCGGATTAAGCTATTAGTCGCCCTAAATGCAAATCTAAGTAAACAAGAACTTGATGATTTTATGATTGAGAAAGTTTAG
- a CDS encoding DUF72 domain-containing protein — protein MIKIGLTGWSEHVDLLNKNNISLGEYSSVLPIVEIDTFFYGIPRVSTVAEWVKITPPTFKCVIKAHQSMTTHRPWQDFYDSEKELYQKYLESIQPLVSSDKLSAILCQFPASFHCTTENILYLKRLRKIFSTLPLAIEFRHISWYLPENKQGMVEFMMQEQLSLLVVDEPQVLGKSIPFEPILTTSPLIFRLHGRNLEGWKTQGDDWRKKRTLYCYNRDELNELALIVKAQLQQTTDIIVIFNNNSGGDAAANALTFKSLLNLEYKGLNPQQLNLF, from the coding sequence GTGATAAAAATAGGTTTAACAGGTTGGTCAGAACATGTGGATTTATTAAATAAAAATAACATAAGTTTAGGTGAGTACTCCTCAGTATTACCAATTGTGGAGATTGATACTTTCTTCTACGGTATTCCTAGGGTTAGTACGGTGGCAGAATGGGTAAAAATAACACCACCGACTTTTAAATGTGTAATTAAAGCTCACCAGAGTATGACAACCCATCGACCATGGCAAGATTTTTATGACTCTGAAAAGGAGTTATATCAAAAATATCTCGAATCAATTCAGCCTTTAGTTTCCAGTGACAAACTCTCAGCTATTCTATGTCAATTTCCAGCGTCTTTTCATTGCACAACTGAAAATATTCTTTATTTAAAACGTTTAAGAAAGATTTTTTCGACCTTGCCTTTGGCAATTGAATTTCGCCATATTAGTTGGTATCTACCTGAAAATAAACAAGGAATGGTTGAGTTTATGATGCAGGAGCAACTAAGTTTACTAGTGGTTGATGAACCGCAAGTCCTAGGAAAATCAATTCCATTTGAGCCAATTCTAACAACTTCGCCATTAATTTTCCGCTTACACGGTCGCAATTTAGAAGGGTGGAAGACCCAAGGAGATGATTGGCGGAAAAAACGAACTCTGTATTGTTACAATCGGGATGAATTAAATGAGCTAGCCTTAATAGTCAAAGCTCAGTTGCAACAAACAACTGATATTATCGTTATATTTAATAACAATTCAGGTGGCGATGCAGCGGCTAATGCTTTAACTTTTAAGAGCCTGTTAAATTTGGAGTATAAGGGCTTAAATCCGCAACAGTTAAATTTATTTTAA
- a CDS encoding Cof-type HAD-IIB family hydrolase, translated as MTISAVFFDIDGTLIDSKGKVLDSTKHAVKAMKEAGIICGIATGRGPLAILPEIRALGFDVYVTYNGQFVYTEEEILRAESITDEMLRKLARVGEKQQRQLLFCSDNMVMGHWLLELGQKSWVQNLRRVLPKSWHLKRSNFEKKIHQQVRQPNLVPVHYTKLRILEKPIYQCLLASPESEQKKLIQLFPECTITRSNPYMVDIIAKGGSKWEGIQSAASYFSFDLSQTMAFGDSFNDQEMLESVGVGIAMGNAESLIKDIADEVTLDHNEDGILESLQKYGVLAKEKEQ; from the coding sequence ATGACTATTTCTGCAGTGTTTTTTGATATAGATGGTACGCTAATTGACTCAAAAGGTAAGGTGTTAGACTCAACTAAGCATGCCGTTAAAGCTATGAAAGAAGCCGGTATAATTTGTGGAATAGCTACAGGTCGAGGTCCGCTGGCTATTTTACCTGAAATTAGAGCGTTAGGATTTGATGTTTATGTAACCTACAACGGTCAATTTGTCTATACAGAAGAAGAAATCCTAAGAGCAGAGTCAATTACTGATGAGATGTTACGCAAGTTAGCTCGTGTAGGTGAGAAACAACAAAGACAGTTATTATTTTGTAGTGATAATATGGTTATGGGACATTGGTTATTAGAACTGGGTCAAAAATCATGGGTTCAAAATTTACGGCGTGTGTTACCTAAATCTTGGCATTTGAAAAGATCAAACTTCGAGAAAAAGATTCATCAACAGGTGAGGCAGCCTAATTTAGTACCTGTACACTATACGAAGTTACGGATTTTAGAAAAACCAATCTATCAATGTCTGTTAGCTAGTCCAGAATCGGAACAAAAAAAATTAATCCAACTTTTTCCGGAGTGTACAATTACGCGTTCCAATCCTTATATGGTAGATATTATTGCTAAAGGGGGATCAAAATGGGAAGGTATCCAATCAGCAGCTAGTTATTTTTCCTTTGATTTATCTCAAACAATGGCTTTTGGTGATAGTTTTAACGATCAAGAGATGTTGGAGTCAGTCGGAGTTGGTATAGCCATGGGAAATGCTGAAAGTCTGATTAAAGATATTGCTGATGAGGTAACCCTTGATCATAATGAAGATGGCATTTTAGAAAGTTTGCAAAAATATGGTGTGCTAGCGAAAGAAAAGGAGCAGTAA
- a CDS encoding HAD family hydrolase, translating into MTQFEEVKAFHKKFDDRQPEAPTALSQEEALRRANFIMEEVVELLHASSHNKPTCFYELVEQLKKGMDETVVKIENQAKKIDNPLVSQADALIDTLYFTYGTFVLMGVQPAPLFSIVHQANMGKLFPDGQPHYHPLTGKVLKPQNWEHDFAPEKKLEQEMTRQSQVGKTLK; encoded by the coding sequence ATGACACAGTTTGAAGAGGTTAAAGCATTTCATAAAAAGTTTGATGATCGTCAGCCTGAAGCTCCCACAGCCTTAAGTCAGGAAGAGGCACTGAGGCGAGCTAATTTTATTATGGAAGAAGTAGTGGAGTTATTGCATGCCAGTAGTCATAACAAGCCGACTTGTTTTTATGAATTAGTGGAGCAATTAAAAAAAGGAATGGACGAAACGGTTGTCAAGATAGAGAATCAGGCTAAAAAAATTGATAATCCTTTAGTCTCTCAGGCGGACGCACTAATTGATACACTTTATTTTACTTATGGAACATTTGTATTAATGGGAGTCCAACCGGCTCCTTTGTTTTCGATTGTCCACCAAGCTAATATGGGAAAATTATTTCCGGATGGACAACCACATTACCATCCTCTTACTGGAAAAGTACTAAAGCCCCAAAATTGGGAACATGATTTTGCCCCAGAAAAGAAGTTAGAACAAGAAATGACACGTCAGAGTCAAGTAGGAAAAACCTTAAAATAA
- a CDS encoding septation ring formation regulator EzrA — protein sequence MKLSPIIWGLIAVLFLVVGLYLIALFTKGKNKEQLDELETRKKVLFDLSIGSKVERIKKMTLAGQSQAAFQALEKRWIAISTNDYATLERQLFEAESLNSKFKFGKVKVLLAAATSKISQMETEAASVNEGLKDLSESEDRNSIDIQAALDKFEESKATLTKKSELFGPAAEPLTKQVEALDELFNRFKALNTSGDPIEAAVVLEKAEKDTWELVTLMSEIKPLFKTLSEDFPEQIDDLEQGYKKLVTEKYNFPNIDIRTELTKVKSKLEATTAELEKCETKVIEESCEGITNHIDRLYQIMEKEIEAKAFVAKNLVPMQELIEHSFQNNHQLVIEVDHVGQSYSLNNDEMGRAHGLQAHLEEIRKDYDRIITNANSENVVYSQIQEAIEVNNRMLDVIQDQQVSLNQALITLRDGEKLAQVKIEEFEFRLRNTKRRVDKQRLPGIPDGYIELFHVVTDRIEELSQELEELIIDMDEINELVQRCEADLKILDEKTDELVDSAALTEQMLQYANRYRLTHTEISEASEKSLYLFNREFRYKEALDEIGVALESVEPGAFKRIESFYYNEKK from the coding sequence ATGAAATTAAGTCCAATTATATGGGGATTAATAGCAGTACTATTTTTAGTGGTAGGGTTATATCTGATCGCTTTGTTTACTAAAGGTAAAAATAAAGAGCAATTAGATGAACTGGAGACACGAAAGAAGGTATTGTTTGATTTATCAATTGGCTCAAAAGTTGAACGGATTAAAAAAATGACTTTGGCAGGTCAAAGTCAGGCTGCCTTCCAAGCCTTAGAAAAACGTTGGATAGCCATTTCTACTAATGATTATGCCACATTAGAACGTCAACTTTTTGAAGCAGAAAGCTTAAATAGTAAATTTAAATTTGGGAAAGTTAAAGTCTTACTAGCAGCAGCAACTAGTAAGATTAGCCAAATGGAAACTGAAGCAGCAAGTGTCAATGAAGGGTTAAAAGACTTAAGTGAAAGTGAAGATCGTAATAGTATCGACATTCAAGCAGCTTTGGATAAGTTCGAAGAATCAAAAGCAACACTGACTAAAAAGTCAGAACTGTTTGGTCCAGCAGCTGAGCCTTTGACGAAGCAAGTTGAGGCATTAGATGAACTTTTTAATCGATTTAAAGCATTAAACACTTCTGGTGACCCGATTGAAGCGGCAGTTGTTTTAGAAAAGGCCGAAAAAGATACTTGGGAATTAGTTACCTTAATGTCTGAAATTAAGCCACTCTTTAAAACATTATCTGAAGATTTTCCAGAACAGATCGATGATTTAGAACAAGGGTATAAAAAATTAGTCACTGAAAAATATAACTTTCCAAATATTGATATCCGTACTGAATTAACAAAAGTTAAATCAAAATTAGAAGCCACTACTGCTGAGTTGGAGAAATGTGAAACTAAAGTAATTGAAGAAAGTTGCGAGGGCATTACCAATCATATTGATCGATTATATCAGATAATGGAGAAAGAAATTGAGGCCAAAGCCTTTGTTGCTAAAAATCTTGTACCGATGCAAGAATTAATAGAACATTCTTTTCAAAATAATCATCAATTAGTGATTGAGGTAGATCATGTTGGGCAAAGCTATAGCCTAAATAATGATGAGATGGGTCGGGCACACGGCTTACAAGCTCATCTAGAAGAGATTAGAAAAGATTATGATCGTATTATTACTAATGCTAATAGCGAAAATGTAGTTTATAGCCAAATTCAAGAAGCAATCGAAGTTAATAATCGTATGTTAGATGTTATTCAAGATCAACAAGTATCACTAAATCAAGCCTTAATTACCTTACGAGATGGCGAGAAACTTGCTCAAGTTAAAATTGAAGAATTTGAATTTCGTTTAAGAAATACCAAGAGACGTGTTGATAAGCAACGTTTGCCTGGGATTCCTGATGGCTATATTGAGTTATTTCATGTGGTAACTGATCGGATTGAAGAGTTATCGCAAGAGTTAGAAGAGTTAATTATTGATATGGATGAAATCAATGAATTAGTTCAGCGCTGTGAAGCTGATTTAAAAATATTAGATGAAAAAACAGATGAATTAGTTGACAGTGCGGCTTTAACTGAGCAAATGCTACAATATGCTAATCGTTATCGCCTAACTCATACTGAGATAAGTGAAGCCTCTGAAAAAAGCTTATATCTGTTCAATCGTGAGTTTCGTTATAAGGAAGCTTTGGATGAAATTGGTGTCGCGTTGGAAAGCGTTGAGCCAGGGGCCTTCAAACGAATTGAATCTTTCTACTATAATGAAAAAAAATAA